A region from the Parasphingopyxis sp. CP4 genome encodes:
- a CDS encoding XdhC family protein: MDNLEIFSFLAACERDGKAAVLVTLVASIGPSMRQVGGHMAVREDGAYVGALSAGCIETAIVAEALEALEAKQARTVRFGQGSNYIDIRLPCGGGIDLHFQSVMDIGLADRVIAAIDNRRPFALTLSKSDGAAGYQESATETGIGEDDAQYFVTHLPNPKLIIVGEGTNVWAMAEMAAPARVEVEILSPDAKMIERAEAAGINASLLHTLRDTDRLASDPWSAILFLFHDHEWERHLLPKALSEEHFYVGAMGSRAVHQRRTDMLRQARLSDAQIAAVHAPIGLIPSARDPHTLAVSALAEIIDAYHQSTKAGAKSAASHLQLAG, translated from the coding sequence ATGGATAATCTCGAGATCTTCTCCTTCCTCGCCGCGTGCGAGCGCGACGGTAAAGCGGCGGTGCTGGTGACGCTGGTTGCATCGATTGGCCCGAGCATGCGGCAAGTCGGTGGCCATATGGCTGTGCGCGAGGATGGTGCGTATGTCGGCGCCCTGTCCGCGGGGTGCATCGAAACCGCGATTGTCGCCGAAGCGCTCGAGGCTCTCGAAGCGAAGCAGGCCCGGACGGTGCGCTTTGGCCAGGGATCCAACTATATCGATATCCGACTGCCCTGTGGTGGCGGTATCGACCTTCATTTTCAATCGGTTATGGATATCGGACTGGCGGATCGCGTTATCGCCGCCATCGACAATCGGCGCCCCTTCGCCCTGACCTTGTCGAAATCAGACGGTGCGGCTGGATATCAGGAATCCGCTACTGAAACTGGAATTGGCGAAGATGATGCGCAGTATTTCGTCACCCATCTGCCCAATCCCAAGCTGATCATCGTCGGCGAAGGGACGAATGTCTGGGCGATGGCCGAGATGGCAGCGCCCGCCCGTGTCGAAGTCGAAATCCTGTCGCCTGACGCGAAGATGATTGAGCGGGCCGAAGCCGCTGGGATCAACGCATCGCTGCTGCACACGCTGCGCGATACGGATCGGCTGGCTTCTGATCCATGGTCAGCCATCCTCTTCCTGTTCCACGATCATGAATGGGAACGGCATCTCCTCCCCAAAGCCTTAAGCGAAGAGCATTTCTATGTCGGCGCGATGGGCAGCCGGGCGGTCCATCAGCGGCGCACCGACATGCTCCGCCAGGCTAGGCTGAGCGACGCGCAGATTGCCGCGGTCCATGCGCCGATCGGACTGATCCCCTCCGCGCGCGATCCCCATACCCTGGCGGTGTCCGCACTGGCCGAGATTATCGACGCATATCACCAATCAACCAAGGCGGGCGCGAAGTCTGCGGCCTCGCATCTGCAGCTTGCGGGCTAG
- a CDS encoding (2Fe-2S)-binding protein, which translates to MITFSMNGEAVDVDVDPVTPILWVVRETLGMTGTKFGCGIAQCGACTVLLDGEPIRSCSTPVSEADGRALTTVEGLADEGGASSRLQQAWIDEQVPQCGYCQSGQLMSATALLRDNPAPSDDDIDAAMSGNICRCGTYVRIRRAIKRAAAGDQATELETQA; encoded by the coding sequence ATGATCACATTTTCGATGAATGGCGAGGCGGTCGACGTCGATGTCGATCCGGTAACGCCCATTTTATGGGTCGTGCGCGAAACGCTCGGCATGACCGGCACGAAATTTGGCTGTGGGATCGCGCAATGCGGGGCCTGTACCGTGTTGCTGGATGGCGAGCCGATCCGCTCCTGCTCAACCCCAGTGTCCGAAGCGGATGGACGGGCGCTGACGACCGTAGAAGGGCTGGCTGACGAAGGCGGCGCATCCAGCCGGTTGCAACAGGCCTGGATCGACGAACAAGTGCCACAATGCGGCTATTGCCAGTCAGGCCAGCTAATGTCGGCCACTGCCTTGCTCCGGGACAATCCGGCGCCAAGCGATGACGATATTGATGCGGCGATGAGCGGCAATATCTGCCGCTGCGGCACCTATGTGCGCATCCGCAGGGCGATCAAACGGGCGGCCGCCGGTGACCAAGCCACCGAACTGGAGACGCAGGCATGA
- a CDS encoding PilZ domain-containing protein, protein MTDEDGDRRVRKQVDIRVGFRKRGYRRSKADVRNLSVTGFLIDSGMSLAVGEEVWLNLPGLQSIPATVTRTDGYEAGCAFERPLNDAVFDNLIKHLS, encoded by the coding sequence GTGACAGATGAAGACGGTGATCGGAGGGTCCGAAAGCAAGTCGACATACGCGTCGGTTTTCGGAAGCGAGGATATCGCCGGTCGAAAGCGGATGTTCGCAACCTGTCCGTTACCGGCTTTTTGATCGATTCCGGAATGAGCCTAGCGGTAGGGGAGGAAGTGTGGCTGAACCTTCCCGGGCTACAATCAATTCCGGCAACCGTAACCAGGACTGATGGCTACGAAGCGGGGTGTGCCTTCGAACGACCGCTCAACGATGCGGTGTTCGACAATCTAATCAAGCACCTGTCCTAG
- a CDS encoding molybdopterin cofactor-binding domain-containing protein, giving the protein MTETSEPETQDAKPESRGRKWSRRAFISAGVAAGGVLAVGVLVRPGNPVDRLLPLVSQNADDALVNSWVLISPDNVITAITPHCEMGQGANSTLAQMLADEMDADWEKIQVMEAPATGDYVSTEAAREFVAPWSLGAPDWLEPTYQGAFKELAELADGMITGGSSSVRTTGQHGMRIAGAAAREMLVAAAAQQWNVPVSEITTENSMLSHAASDQTAPYAEFAALAAEQTLPRNPQLKSPNDYKLMGRPMKRTDIPEKTNGSTVFGIDAEIPDQALKYAAVLQPPVPGSRVESMDASRATQMPGVLQILNMGEFVAVVADGYWQAQQALNAISVEYSTTDDDGLDSAGLFERYATALDAAGDSGGDAAVDQGDVNGAITEAEDSFSAEYRVPFLAHAPLEPPVATAWVHDGIAEVWTSTQVPLRVRTNVSNALGYSASDVIIHNAFIGGSFGRRLVGDYEPMAARIAMATGYPVKMIFSREEDTQKSNYRPAETSRQRAGVDSNGAITGWDHLYVHREGPPEALDTTYYDIANIRSRSLGDVPGHLHLGSWRSVDASQHGFFTESFIDELAHRAGQDPFEYRRAMLGNAPRFRAVLETAAEMANWSSPADDGIGRGIALFRCFGTIVAEVAEVEMVDGRPRVRTVHCAADPGYAMNPDGFRAQMEGGIVFGLTAALYGEISLADGRVQQSNFHDYPMLRMNECPEIQVEIIDADHENLGGAGEPGVPPIAPAVTNAIFALTGERIRELPIAKHQFAVS; this is encoded by the coding sequence ATGACCGAGACCTCCGAACCCGAAACGCAAGACGCAAAGCCTGAAAGCCGCGGCAGGAAATGGAGCCGGCGCGCCTTTATCAGCGCAGGAGTAGCCGCTGGCGGTGTGCTTGCTGTTGGCGTGCTCGTCCGACCCGGCAATCCGGTCGACAGGCTGTTGCCGCTCGTCTCCCAAAATGCCGATGATGCGCTGGTGAACAGCTGGGTGCTGATCAGCCCTGACAATGTCATCACCGCGATTACGCCGCATTGCGAAATGGGCCAGGGGGCCAACTCGACCCTCGCCCAGATGCTCGCCGACGAAATGGACGCGGATTGGGAAAAGATCCAGGTGATGGAAGCCCCGGCGACCGGCGATTATGTCTCGACCGAAGCCGCGCGCGAATTTGTCGCCCCCTGGTCTCTCGGTGCTCCTGATTGGTTAGAACCCACCTATCAGGGTGCGTTCAAAGAGCTTGCCGAACTGGCCGATGGCATGATCACCGGCGGCAGCTCGTCGGTTCGCACGACAGGCCAACATGGCATGCGGATCGCCGGTGCCGCGGCACGCGAAATGCTGGTCGCAGCCGCCGCACAGCAATGGAATGTGCCGGTATCCGAGATCACCACGGAAAACAGCATGCTCTCCCATGCTGCCAGCGATCAGACGGCGCCCTATGCCGAATTCGCTGCGCTCGCTGCCGAGCAGACCCTTCCGCGTAACCCACAGTTGAAATCGCCCAACGATTACAAGCTGATGGGCCGCCCCATGAAGCGGACGGATATTCCGGAAAAGACCAACGGATCGACCGTTTTCGGTATCGATGCGGAGATTCCCGATCAAGCGCTGAAATATGCCGCCGTTCTCCAACCACCGGTCCCCGGATCGCGGGTGGAATCGATGGACGCATCGCGCGCCACGCAAATGCCGGGCGTGCTCCAGATCCTCAATATGGGTGAATTTGTGGCGGTCGTCGCCGATGGCTATTGGCAAGCGCAACAGGCGCTCAACGCGATCTCCGTCGAATATAGTACGACGGACGATGACGGTCTGGATTCCGCTGGTCTGTTCGAACGCTATGCCACGGCTCTTGATGCAGCCGGCGATAGCGGCGGAGACGCGGCTGTCGATCAGGGCGATGTGAACGGTGCGATTACAGAGGCCGAAGATAGCTTCAGCGCCGAATATCGTGTGCCCTTCCTTGCCCATGCGCCGCTTGAACCGCCTGTCGCCACGGCCTGGGTGCATGATGGCATCGCCGAGGTTTGGACCAGTACCCAGGTGCCGCTCCGCGTCCGCACCAACGTATCGAACGCACTGGGGTACAGTGCCAGCGACGTCATCATCCATAACGCGTTCATCGGCGGATCATTCGGTCGCCGGTTGGTTGGCGATTATGAGCCGATGGCCGCGCGGATCGCCATGGCCACCGGCTATCCGGTCAAGATGATCTTCTCGCGTGAGGAAGACACGCAGAAATCCAACTACCGCCCGGCCGAAACCAGTCGGCAAAGAGCGGGCGTCGACAGCAATGGCGCGATCACTGGTTGGGATCATCTCTATGTCCATCGCGAGGGCCCACCTGAAGCGCTCGACACGACCTATTACGACATCGCCAATATCCGCAGCCGGTCGCTGGGGGATGTGCCTGGGCATCTCCATCTGGGATCATGGCGGTCAGTCGATGCCAGCCAGCACGGCTTTTTCACCGAGTCCTTTATCGACGAACTCGCGCATCGCGCGGGCCAGGATCCGTTTGAATATCGCCGTGCCATGCTCGGCAATGCGCCGCGTTTCCGTGCGGTTCTGGAAACAGCCGCTGAGATGGCGAATTGGAGCAGCCCGGCGGATGACGGCATTGGCCGCGGTATCGCCTTGTTCCGTTGTTTCGGGACGATTGTTGCCGAAGTTGCCGAGGTTGAGATGGTCGATGGCCGCCCGCGCGTGCGCACAGTCCATTGTGCAGCCGATCCCGGCTATGCGATGAATCCGGACGGGTTTCGCGCGCAGATGGAAGGCGGCATCGTCTTTGGCCTGACTGCGGCGCTTTATGGCGAAATCTCGCTCGCCGATGGCCGGGTCCAGCAGAGCAATTTCCATGACTATCCGATGCTCCGGATGAATGAATGTCCGGAAATCCAGGTCGAGATCATCGATGCGGATCATGAAAATCTGGGTGGAGCGGGTGAGCCCGGTGTGCCGCCGATCGCGCCGGCTGTTACCAACGCGATCTTCGCGCTGACCGGTGAACGGATCCGCGAATTGCCAATCGCCAAACACCAGTTCGCGGTGAGCTGA
- a CDS encoding EAL domain-containing protein, translating into MHLLHSIRKRLFGYHGLVLAAALVAAFSALTPGATDSAELALDTVRDSIRSQPASGTIAIVEIDAQSLAEIDSWPWPRGVHGQLVDQLNAAGAEMIAFDIDFSSQSDPEEDQEFADALGRSDALVMLPAFRQVAGSGNSDTVYSEPIAILRDNAFLAAVNIQADQSGMVRRALVGVETNGLPRPSIASMLSNTQGFAHSDFPIDFAIDPNTIPRISYADIVAGRADPDAINGMTLLVGATAIEMGDRYGVPGHGVLPGVVIQAVAAETLIAGGIPAEYGPEIPLLIALVGVLVLVGPGATWIRSTSFAASGITVLVLPLVLEASYQATIAIVPALAMLFATAAAGSTLVALRKYRRTALEDSVSGLPNQAALVRQVSGDGQTTIVVGRIQGFSETAALLSSDEIGMFFHQLSRRIGIAAQGRIYRISESMMAWRCDDMCDEDLSDHLDAIAMMMRTPILLGTQRVDANMFLGVASGAANNAHALITGAGVAAERATTAGHRWERYIEGDDADGRWNLALLGELDDAMANKDLRVAFQPKFDIATGKIIGAEGLVRWQHPVRGLIPPDSFIPLVEDRGRIDDLTLFTVDRTLEVLSKWKEQGITLGLSVNVSATLLDDRKFMDSLLTKVEQSAIDPSRLTVEITESAAMDDADSAIAAMHMMRDWGISLSVDDYGTGQSTLSYLKHLPVDEIKIDKSFVLSVQDSSSDRILIRSTIELAHDLGLKVVAEGIEDEATLAILKELGCDVGQGYLIGKAMPQSDLEIMVREDRPLALGQAA; encoded by the coding sequence ATGCATCTGTTGCATTCAATTCGAAAAAGGCTGTTTGGCTATCACGGGCTTGTCCTTGCGGCCGCGCTTGTCGCGGCTTTTTCCGCATTAACGCCCGGAGCCACCGATTCAGCAGAACTGGCTTTGGACACGGTTCGCGATTCCATCCGTTCGCAACCGGCCAGCGGCACAATCGCAATTGTAGAAATTGATGCACAAAGCCTGGCCGAGATAGACAGCTGGCCCTGGCCACGTGGCGTACATGGCCAGTTGGTCGACCAACTCAACGCCGCCGGCGCAGAGATGATCGCGTTCGATATCGATTTTTCGAGCCAGTCGGATCCCGAAGAAGATCAAGAATTTGCCGATGCGCTGGGCCGAAGTGATGCCCTGGTCATGCTTCCCGCTTTCCGTCAGGTCGCTGGATCTGGAAACTCCGACACGGTGTACAGCGAACCGATTGCCATTTTGCGCGACAATGCTTTTCTGGCCGCCGTCAATATCCAGGCCGATCAGAGCGGTATGGTCCGCCGCGCATTGGTAGGGGTTGAAACCAATGGACTGCCCAGACCCTCGATCGCGTCAATGCTGTCCAACACGCAAGGATTTGCCCATTCCGATTTTCCAATCGACTTCGCGATCGATCCCAACACAATCCCGCGCATCAGCTATGCCGATATTGTTGCCGGTCGTGCCGATCCGGACGCCATCAATGGCATGACATTACTGGTCGGCGCGACCGCGATCGAGATGGGTGATCGCTATGGGGTGCCTGGCCATGGCGTCTTGCCCGGCGTTGTCATCCAGGCCGTGGCTGCCGAAACGCTGATCGCAGGTGGAATTCCAGCCGAATATGGGCCTGAGATCCCCCTCCTCATCGCCCTGGTTGGCGTACTCGTCCTGGTCGGGCCTGGTGCCACCTGGATCCGCAGCACGTCTTTCGCTGCATCCGGGATCACCGTGCTTGTCCTGCCGTTGGTGCTTGAAGCCAGCTATCAGGCGACGATCGCCATAGTTCCGGCCCTGGCAATGTTGTTTGCCACAGCAGCCGCAGGATCGACACTTGTGGCCTTGCGTAAATATCGCCGCACCGCCCTGGAAGACAGTGTTTCGGGCCTGCCTAACCAGGCAGCTCTTGTTCGTCAGGTCAGCGGCGATGGGCAAACCACGATTGTCGTCGGGCGGATACAGGGCTTTTCGGAGACCGCAGCTTTATTGTCTTCGGACGAAATTGGTATGTTCTTCCACCAGCTATCGCGCCGGATCGGGATTGCCGCACAGGGGCGTATCTATCGCATCAGCGAAAGCATGATGGCCTGGCGTTGCGATGATATGTGCGACGAAGATTTGAGCGATCACCTTGATGCCATCGCAATGATGATGCGCACACCCATATTGCTCGGCACCCAGCGGGTTGATGCGAACATGTTCCTCGGTGTCGCATCCGGTGCGGCTAACAACGCCCACGCCTTGATCACAGGTGCTGGCGTAGCCGCAGAACGCGCCACGACTGCCGGACACAGATGGGAGCGCTATATCGAGGGCGATGATGCCGATGGACGGTGGAATCTCGCATTATTGGGTGAGCTTGATGATGCGATGGCAAACAAAGATCTCAGGGTCGCCTTCCAGCCGAAATTCGATATCGCGACAGGCAAGATTATCGGTGCGGAAGGGCTGGTGCGCTGGCAGCACCCGGTCCGCGGTTTGATCCCGCCCGATAGCTTCATTCCGCTTGTCGAAGACCGTGGCCGTATCGATGATCTGACCTTGTTCACCGTCGACCGGACATTGGAGGTCCTGTCAAAATGGAAAGAACAGGGAATCACTTTGGGCCTGTCGGTCAATGTCTCGGCGACATTGTTGGACGACCGCAAGTTTATGGATTCGCTGCTCACTAAAGTTGAACAATCTGCCATCGATCCCTCGCGCCTTACGGTTGAAATCACCGAATCCGCGGCGATGGACGATGCGGATTCCGCGATCGCGGCCATGCATATGATGCGCGATTGGGGCATTAGCCTGTCGGTTGACGATTATGGCACGGGTCAATCCACCCTCTCCTATCTAAAACATCTACCGGTCGACGAGATCAAGATCGACAAGAGCTTCGTGCTGAGCGTCCAAGACAGCTCAAGCGACCGCATCCTTATCCGCTCGACAATCGAACTCGCGCATGATCTTGGCCTGAAAGTTGTCGCCGAAGGCATTGAGGATGAAGCGACGCTTGCTATTCTCAAAGAACTGGGTTGCGATGTCGGCCAGGGGTATCTGATTGGCAAGGCGATGCCGCAATCCGATCTGGAGATCATGGTCCGGGAAGACAGGCCTCTCGCCCTGGGGCAAGCCGCCTAG
- a CDS encoding cytochrome c family protein, with protein sequence MKTGIGLGALALALAACSSSANPEPVEQIIVREIGAEAAPAADADPADAGEDLVAAGRSAFAVCTGCHSVDADAPSAAGPNLFDVVGREAGARDDFAYSDALQSSGIVWAEGDLDAFLAAPMDVVPGTTMVSGAISAPEQRAAIIAYLSSLGDES encoded by the coding sequence ATGAAGACGGGAATTGGGCTGGGCGCCCTTGCTCTGGCACTGGCGGCATGTAGTTCATCTGCCAATCCCGAACCGGTCGAGCAGATCATCGTGCGGGAGATTGGCGCTGAAGCAGCCCCGGCCGCCGATGCCGATCCGGCCGACGCTGGCGAAGATCTGGTGGCCGCGGGCCGATCCGCTTTTGCGGTATGCACCGGTTGCCATTCGGTGGACGCCGATGCGCCCTCGGCGGCAGGCCCCAACCTGTTTGACGTGGTGGGCCGCGAGGCTGGAGCGCGGGACGATTTCGCCTATTCCGACGCCTTGCAATCCTCTGGCATTGTCTGGGCCGAGGGCGACTTGGATGCATTCCTTGCCGCACCGATGGATGTTGTGCCGGGCACGACGATGGTGTCGGGAGCGATTTCGGCGCCGGAGCAACGCGCGGCGATCATCGCCTATCTTTCCTCGCTCGGGGACGAGAGCTAA
- a CDS encoding TetR/AcrR family transcriptional regulator, with translation MAQEDRRDSVFDSAADVFAAYGYRRTSMNDIAKAAGISRPALYLMFSNKEDLFRQLTTFRQNQAIDGAAKALTGDGTISERIPAAIQAYEAIYYEPVSTSPHGEELMDVNMSIASEDMQKGHDRLIGTLADSIDAAVKAGEARLPDIGLGTRQYVELLMASITGQKKSATSKRDFRRKVRSVISVFMMPFEIQDNPAKKKRRQA, from the coding sequence ATGGCACAGGAAGATCGGCGAGATTCAGTTTTCGACTCCGCGGCGGATGTCTTCGCGGCCTATGGTTATCGCCGTACCTCAATGAACGACATTGCCAAAGCAGCCGGAATTTCGCGGCCTGCCCTCTATCTGATGTTCAGCAACAAGGAAGATCTGTTTCGGCAATTGACCACCTTTCGTCAGAATCAGGCGATAGATGGCGCGGCCAAGGCGCTGACCGGAGACGGGACTATTTCGGAACGCATACCGGCGGCGATCCAGGCCTATGAGGCGATCTATTACGAACCCGTATCGACATCGCCTCATGGCGAAGAGCTGATGGACGTCAATATGAGCATAGCGTCCGAAGATATGCAAAAAGGCCATGACCGACTGATCGGCACATTGGCCGACAGTATCGATGCGGCGGTGAAAGCGGGCGAAGCCAGACTGCCCGATATCGGCCTTGGCACGCGGCAATATGTTGAGCTGCTGATGGCCTCGATTACCGGTCAAAAGAAATCGGCAACATCGAAACGGGATTTCCGGCGCAAGGTGCGCTCGGTCATCTCGGTCTTCATGATGCCATTTGAAATTCAGGACAATCCGGCCAAGAAAAAACGGAGACAGGCATGA